The following coding sequences are from one Lycium ferocissimum isolate CSIRO_LF1 chromosome 3, AGI_CSIRO_Lferr_CH_V1, whole genome shotgun sequence window:
- the LOC132049077 gene encoding two-component response regulator ARR8-like translates to MGMAAADLQFHVLAVDDSLIDRKLIERLFKISSCQVTTVDSGSKALEFLGLQEEHDDQNNPNQPCVSPSNQQEVEVNLIITDYCMPGMTGYDLLKKIKESSSLRNIPVVIMSSENVPSRISRCLEEGAEEFFLKPVRLSDVNKLKPHMMKTKCKSQLQEPEKLVTEEKQESIEIAHVVPSQPQKESDTTQQQQQQQLQANSNNNKRKAMEENLSPDRTRSRFSSLTTV, encoded by the exons ATGGGAATGGCAGCTGCAGATCTACAGTTTCATGTTCTAGCTGTTGATGATAGTTTAATAGATAGAAAACTCATTGAAAGACTCTTTAAAATCTCTTCTTGCCAAG TTACAACTGTGGATTCTGGAAGTAAAGCTTTGGAGTTTCTTGGTTTACAAGAAGAACATGATgaccaaaataacccaaatCAGCCTTGTGTTTCTCCTAGCAACCAACAG GAAGTGGAAGTTAATCTTATTATTACAGATTATTGTATGCCTGGGATGACAGGCTATGATTTGCTAAAGAAAATTAAG GAATCTTCATCGCTAAGAAATATACCTGTAGTCATTATGTCATCTGAAAATGTTCCTTCAAGAATCAGTAG ATGCTTAGAAGAAGGGGCagaagaatttttcttgaagccAGTGAGATTATCAGATGTTAATAAACTTAAACCCCATATGATGAAAACCAAATGTAAAAGTCAGTTACAAGAACCTGAGAAATTGGTCACAGAAGAAAAACAAGAATCAATAGAAATTGCACATGTTGTTCCATCACAaccacaaaaagaatcagacacaacacaacaacaacaacagcagcaATTACAAGCcaatagtaataataacaaGAGAAAGGCCATGGAAGAAAATCTATCACCAGACAGAACAAGATCAAGATTCAGTAGCCTCACAACAGTCTAA